A genomic stretch from Eubacterium sulci ATCC 35585 includes:
- a CDS encoding transposase, which produces MRYSHEYKLECIELYRQGIWPETLEGIKTSNFHQMVRYWVRIEEQNGPDALKHLGNNKVWTPEAKYELVAKVLAGQSYKSVAVSAGINNGMLYTWVRKYKELGYNGLVNEKKGRKSKNPDMKKKTIEPKPLTESEREELIRLRAEIAAMKAEIEVVKKRIALRQERWAAQLKAKKQQSSKRSEKKDTN; this is translated from the coding sequence ATGCGTTACAGTCATGAGTATAAGTTAGAGTGTATTGAGCTATATCGACAAGGAATATGGCCTGAAACACTAGAAGGAATAAAAACATCAAACTTTCATCAAATGGTTCGATACTGGGTTCGTATCGAAGAACAAAATGGACCAGATGCATTAAAGCACTTAGGTAATAACAAAGTGTGGACCCCTGAAGCGAAATATGAATTAGTTGCTAAAGTATTAGCAGGACAATCCTACAAATCAGTTGCTGTTTCTGCAGGTATAAATAATGGAATGCTATATACGTGGGTTCGCAAATACAAAGAATTAGGTTACAATGGTCTTGTGAATGAAAAGAAAGGTCGCAAGAGCAAGAACCCTGATATGAAAAAGAAAACGATTGAACCCAAGCCTTTAACTGAATCAGAACGTGAAGAGTTAATCAGACTAAGAGCAGAAATTGCGGCAATGAAAGCTGAGATTGAAGTAGTAAAAAAAAGGATCGCCTTGAGACAAGAAAGATGGGCTGCGCAACTCAAGGCGAAAAAGCAGCAATCATCAAAGCGCTCAGAGAAGAAGGATACCAATTAA